The Arachis ipaensis cultivar K30076 chromosome B07, Araip1.1, whole genome shotgun sequence genomic interval CAGTGGGGATGGAATTCAGCTTTGTcgatatggtttgaggccatgtgccACAAAGAGCCATCAGCAGTGGTTCACTTTGAAACAATGCCAGCTTACCAGGGGGATGATTTGGTTCCTGATATATGTGTTCTACATAgagtcttctggagttattaccccTGTATAAGGGCCTTCAGACACTGCAAGCCAGTGGTGCAGGTGGATGGGACTCATTTGTATGGAAAATACAAGGGTTGTTTATTGGTTGCAGTGTCACAAGATGGTAATAACAACATCGTGCCTATTGCATTTGCCATAGTCgagggagagacttctgatgcatGGCACTTTTTTCTGAGCAACCTGCGTCAACATGTGGTGACCCGTGATGGTGTCGGACTAATCTCTGATCGACACGATTCGATTAGGTCAGCTATTGAACGAAGTAATGGGGCGTGGTCTCCTCCAAGAGCTTTCCATATGTTTTGTATCAGGCATATTGAGTCCAACTTCTTGAGGAAGTTCAAAGCACCTTACCTGCAGAAGCTTATCGTCAACATTGGTAAGTTTGTATACAATGAACTTTTAATTTATTGTAAGCACGATCAAATAGACTAGTGTTCATAGTTGACTGAATGTTTTTCATAGGATATTCAAGGACGACCAGGGAGTACCAGATGCGCTATGAACGATTAAAGGAGCGGGGTGAGGCTTACACCAATTGGCTTGATCGGATCCCTCGTGAGCAGTATGCTTTGGCATTTGATGGTGGTTACCGATGGGGTCATATGACCACCAATCTTGTGGAATGTATCAACTCCGTCTTAAAGGGTGCACGCAATCTCCCAGTCACTGCACTTGTTAAGGCGACATTTTACAGGCTGAATGAGTTGTTCACTAGGAAAAGAGCTAAGGCTGAAGCCCGAATCAGTGCTGGACTTGTATTCTCTGAGATGGTGACAACCAAGCTGAATGCAAATCAGCGAGCATCAGGTAACATACAGGTTAGCTATTTTGATAGAGAAAATGAAGTCTTCGAAGTACGCGAGATGCCTAGTGGGGTTGAGTATGCAGTTGACCTGCGCCACTATCGGTGTGACTGTGGTGAATTCCAGGTTGACCGAATTCCGTGTAGGCACGTGTTTGCGTGTTGCGCAAATCAGAGGCTGGATTGGAAAGTGTACGTTAATGACGTTTACAAG includes:
- the LOC110265023 gene encoding uncharacterized protein LOC110265023, which translates into the protein MCHKEPSAVVHFETMPAYQGDDLVPDICVLHRVFWSYYPCIRAFRHCKPVVQVDGTHLYGKYKGCLLVAVSQDGNNNIVPIAFAIVEGETSDAWHFFLSNLRQHVVTRDGVGLISDRHDSIRSAIERSNGAWSPPRAFHMFCIRHIESNFLRKFKAPYLQKLIVNIGYSRTTREYQMRYERLKERGEAYTNWLDRIPREQYALAFDGGYRWGHMTTNLVECINSVLKGARNLPVTALVKATFYRLNELFTRKRAKAEARISAGLVFSEMVTTKLNANQRASGNIQVSYFDRENEVFEVREMPSGVEYAVDLRHYRCDCGEFQVDRIPCRHVFACCANQRLDWKVYVNDVYKMDQIRRVYRARFRPLGNPATWPAYHGPRFVGNPFLRRVAKGRPKMTRFLNEMDTRMLRRPRRCKQCGAEGHSRSRCRQSGGPSGGS